One segment of Trypanosoma brucei brucei TREU927 chromosome 8, complete sequence DNA contains the following:
- a CDS encoding cell division control protein 2 homolog 4 (similar to GB:CAC88354.1: CRK4 protein {Trypanosoma brucei}.) — protein sequence MSTVNRLQCIGKLGEGTYGVVYKARELATGQIVAYKRIIVGSEDDGAPSTAIREIALLKVLRHNNIVRLYDVLFEPPKLTLIFEYCEYDLRRFMHKHDSRVRTQVKEILKQVLLGLRYMHQRSVVHRDLKPDNIFVRVDGISGSEGSEMSVSSRETEVVNTRGHWDDIDEAANCPKNANPTENPNARIASEDHGADGTVPSGSTTPTSQLVIKLGDYGMARIESIPVKKYSHDVASLWYRSPDALLGSAMYGFAVDLWSVGCIFAEMVTGAPLIRGNTDVDQLLKTFKLLGTPTPETWPSMKNCPKAVQLLKAAAELARGEPAENGKKTKNSRGVHKQHERNLPNVQKTATGTSHLSAVMRVGIDGESGCVADPRDELYHFPPELCFPSAFDEYVKASGFQGRVGVEGTDFLRRLIRYEPSQRMSVQEALSHPFVSNTVALMQRPLDVMASMLRQSLREHSVYP from the coding sequence ATGTCAACTGTCAACAGACTGCAATGCATTGGAAAGCTTGGCGAAGGAACCTATGGAGTGGTGTACAAGGCGAGGGAGTTGGCCACCGGTCAGATTGTTGCGTATAAACGCATTATCGTCGGCAGTGAGGATGATGGTGCACCATCGACCGCCATACGGGAGATTGCGCTTCTTAAGGTTCTAAGGCATAATAATATCGTGCGACTCTATGACGTGCTTTTCGAGCCGCCAAAACTTACTCTTATTTTTGAGTACTGCGAATATGATCTTAGGAGATTCATGCACAAACACGACTCCAGAGTGCGCACACAGGTTAAGGAAATTCTCAAACAAGTCCTCCTGGGCCTTCGGTACATGCATCAGCGGAGTGTCGTGCATCGAGATTTGAAACCAGACAACATTTTTGTTAGGGTTGACGGAATATCAGGGTCTGAGGGCAGTGAAATGTCAGTCTCTAGTAGGGAAACGGAAGTAGTTAATACGCGAGGGCACTGGGACGACATTGATGAGGCAGCCAACTGCCCCAAGAATGCGAACCCCACCGAAAACCCTAACGCCAGGATCGCTTCGGAGGACCATGGAGCCGATGGTACTGTCCCCTCTGGCTCAACCACTCCGACTTCACAGTTGGTAATTAAGTTGGGTGATTATGGGATGGCCCGTATAGAGAGTATCCCAGTAAAAAAGTACTCTCACGACGTGGCATCCCTCTGGTATCGTAGCCCTGATGCGCTGCTGGGATCTGCAATGTACGGTTTCGCCGTTGACCTGTGGTCGGTTGGCTGTATCTTCGCAGAAATGGTTACGGGCGCCCCATTAATACGCGGAAATACCGATGTGGATCAGTTGCTCAAGACGTTCAAGCTGCTTGGCACGCCCACACCTGAGACGTGGCCATCTATGAAAAATTGCCCCAAGGCCGTACAACTTCTCAAGGCTGCAGCCGAATTGGCCAGGGGGGAACCTgcagaaaatggaaaaaaaacaaagaattcACGGGGTGTCCATAAACAGCACGAGAGGAATCTCCCTAATGTGCAAAAAACTGCAACAGGCACCTCACACCTCTCCGCCGTAATGCGTGTAGGTATTGATGGAGAGAGTGGTTGTGTTGCGGACCCCAGGGACGAGCTGTATCATTTCCCGCCGGAGTTGTGTTTTCCATCCGCATTCGATGAGTATGTGAAAGCATCCGGCTTCCAGGGACGCGTGGGTGTTGAAGGTACTGATTTTCTACGGAGGCTGATCCGTTATGAGCCGTCACAGAGGATGTCGGTTCAGGAGGCGCTGTCCCATCCTTTTGTCAGTAACACAGTGGCACTAATGCAGCGGCCGCTTGATGTCATGGCTTCCATGTTACGCCAATCACTTCGAGAACACAGTGTATATccgtaa
- a CDS encoding flagellar calcium-binding protein TB-24 (similar to SP:Q26680: FCA2_TRYBB Flagellar calcium-binding protein TB-24 (24 kDa calflagin) (24 kDacalcimedin). {Trypanosoma brucei brucei}(PMID: 7818488)) gives MGCSGSKNTTNSKDGAASKGGKDGKTTADRKVAWERIRCAIPRDKDAESKSRRIELFKQFDTNGTGKLGFREVLDGCYSVLKLDEFTTHLPDIVQRAFDKAKDLGNKVKGVGEEDLVEFLEFRLMLCYIYDIFELTVMFDTMDKDGSLLLELQEFKEALPKLKEWGVDITDATTVFNEIDTNGSGVVTFDEFSCWAVTKKLQVCGDPDGEENGANEGN, from the coding sequence aTGGGTTGCTCAGGATCGAAGAATACAACGAACTCCAAGGATGGTGCCGCCAGTAAGGGTGGAAAGGACGGGAAAACTACTGCGGACCGGAAGGTTGCGTGGGAGCGTATTCGGTGTGCGATTCCCCGTGACAAGGATGCTGAGTCGAAAAGCCGTCGCATTGAACTCTTCAAGCAGTTTGACACGAACGGGACTGGAAAACTCGGCTTCAGGGAGGTGCTTGATGGTTGCTACAGTGTACTCAAGTTGGATGAGTTCACGACTCACCTTCCTGACATTGTCCAGCGTGCGTTTGACAAAGCGAAGGACCTCGGCAACAAGGTAAAGGGTGTGGGTGAAGAGGATCTTGTGGAGTTCCTTGAATTCCGCCTGATGCTTTGCTACATCTATGATATCTTTGAGTTGACTGTAATGTTCGACACCATGGATAAGGATGGAAGTTTGTTGCTTGAGCTACAGGAGTTCAAGGAAGCCTTGCCGAAATTGAAGGAGTGGGGTGTTGATATCACTGACGCTACCACTGTGTTTAATGAGATCGACACTAATGGATCTGGTGTTGTGACATTCGATGAATTCTCATGCTGGGCTGTCACTAAAAAGTTGCAGGTATGTGGCGATCCTGATGGTGAGGAGAACGGAGCAAATGAAGGTAATTGA
- a CDS encoding amino acid transporter, putative translates to MREPIQTSTPVSTGETDPAVVAAEHANPSVFSVPVVAHDVAPDAVTASTAVTDVNVEVQSGGTKDITVSSSPRKEAGVIPENTNIYKTAFHIFKANVGTAVFLLPVFYQDAGYILGPTIAVLIGVCVIDASQLLLGTKLTIDRPRVDTYGRICKFIFGPPLQWVLFVCLLLSQFGFCLLYMQLTVDTMNTMVQFKGDTYVWSFVMFFIEFGFTCFSSNFSTLAIISISASVAVTFTLVATFVGTCMEINKNGRVHPTVNAFGNNIPIGWFNNMASNLMGLEGIAIVLPAHTGCNQKTRFKFTLSLVLTLTVSIYLLYGITGYLAYGTSINTSIIDGLPESQLSTAVRAMLVINLVCTYPVQFQSAIQAVDQVVGCSAFSVKGILLRLFINLVIVSIELAVGPKAVHAVVSLIGALPAAVMVFILPALLTMQVDHAVMNPEEDRVTLKYWGSMFTAAPVFSWTRIRCYFYIIFGLIVMVMGTYSVIAEL, encoded by the coding sequence ATGAGAGAGCCGATACAAACTTCAACACCGGTGTCTACGGGTGAAACGGATCCAGCGGTCGTAGCTGCTGAACACGCCAACCCGTCTGTCTTTTCTGTACCGGTGGTAGCGCATGACGTTGCACCAGATGCTGTCACTGCCTCGACAGCGGTGACCGATGTGAACGTGGAGGTGCAAAGCGGTGGAACGAAGGATATAACTGTAAGTTCTAGCCCCCGGAAGGAGGCCGGAGTAATTCCTGAAAACACCAACATCTACAAGACCGCCTTCCATATATTCAAGGCGAACGTTGGCACTGCGGTGTTTTTGCTTCCAGTTTTCTACCAAGATGCAGGGTACATACTCGGACCCACCATTGCGGTGCTCATTGGCGTCTGTGTTATTGACGCCTCCCAGTTGCTGCTTGGAACGAAGCTGACCATTGACCGACCCCGTGTTGACACGTACGGTAGGATATGTAAATTTATTTTCGGGCCACCACTGCAGTGGGTTCTCTTTGTTTGCCTACTTCTCAGCCagtttggtttttgtttactATACATGCAACTAACGGTCGATACGATGAATACAATGGTGCAGTTTAAGGGGGACACATACGTGTGGTCATTTGTCATGTTTTTCATTGAGTTTGGTTTCACGTGCTTTTCGAGTAACTTCTCAACTTTGGCTATTATTTCCATATCGGCATCGGTGGCGGTGACATTCACTCTCGTTGCAACCTTCGTGGGAACCTGCATGGAGATAAACAAGAACGGTAGGGTGCACCCAACTGTCAACGCATTTGGCAATAATATCCCCATTGGCTGGTTTAACAATATGGCGAGTAACCTGATGGGACTTGAGGGAATTGCGATCGTCCTTCCTGCACACACCGGATGCAATCAGAAGACGAGGTTTAAGTTCACATTGTCGCTGGTTCTCACACTAACCGTTTCGATTTACTTGCTTTATGGTATCACAGGGTACCTTGCATACGGAACGTCAATCAATACGAGCATTATTGACGGGCTTCCCGAGAGCCAATTGTCAACCGCTGTGCGTGCTATGTTAGTTATAAATTTGGTGTGCACATACCCCGTGCAGTTCCAATCGGCCATACAGGCCGTAGACCAGGTCGTGGGGTGCAGTGCTTTTTCGGTAAAGGGGATCCTTCTCCGGTTGTTTATTAACCTGGTTATTGTTAGTATTGAACTCGCTGTTGGCCCGAAAGCGGTGCACGCTGTCGTGAGCCTGATTGGTGCTTTACCGGCGGCTGTCATGGTTTTTATTCTACCAGCGTTGCTCACTATGCAGGTTGACCATGCTGTAATGAATCCCGAAGAGGATCGTGTGACGTTGAAGTACTGGGGAAGCATGTTTACGGCAGCACCAGTGTTTTCTTGGACACGCATTCGTTGTTACTTCTACATTATCTTTGGTTTAATTGTCATGGTAATGGGCACCTACAGCGTCATTGCTGAACTCTGA
- a CDS encoding flagellar calcium-binding protein TB-44A (similar to SP:Q26678: Flagellar calcium-binding protein TB-44A (44 kDa calflagin) (44 kDacalcimedin) {Trypanosoma brucei}(PMID:7818488) Part of an tandem array. Number of copies in the array is uncertain.), with amino-acid sequence MGCSASKDTTNSKDGAASKGGKDGKTTADRKVAWERIRCAIPRDKDAESKSRRIELFKRFDTNGTGKLSFREVLDGCYSILKLDEFTTHLPGIVQRAFDKAKDLGNKVKGVGEEDLVEFLEFRLMLCYIYDIFELTVMFDTMDKDGSLLIELQEFKEALPKLKEWGVDITDATTVFNEIDTNGSGVVTFDEFSCWAVTKKLQVCGDPDGEGAAKTTADRKVAWERIRCAIPRDKDAESKSRRIELFKQFDTNGTGKLGFREVLDGCYSVLKLDEFTTHLPDIVQRAFDKAKDLGNRVKGVGEEDLVEFLEFRLMLCYIYDIFELTVMFDTMDKDGSLLLELQEFKEALPKLKEWGVDITDATTVFNEIDTNGSGVVTFDEFSCWAVTKKLQVCGDPDGEENGANEGN; translated from the coding sequence atGGGTTGCTCTGCATCGAAGGATACAACGAACTCCAAGGATGGTGCCGCCAGTAAGGGTGGAAAGGACGGGAAAACTACTGCGGACCGGAAGGTTGCGTGGGAGCGTATTCGGTGTGCGATTCCCCGTGACAAGGATGCTGAGTCGAAAAGCCGTCGCATTGAACTCTTCAAGCGGTTTGACACGAATGGGACTGGAAAACTTTCATTCAGGGAGGTGCTTGATGGTTGCTACAGTATACTCAAGTTGGATGAGTTCACGACTCACCTTCCCGGCATTGTCCAGCGTGCGTTTGACAAAGCGAAGGACCTCGGCAACAAGGTAAAGGGTGTGGGTGAAGAGGATCTTGTGGAGTTCCTTGAATTCCGCCTGATGCTTTGCTACATCTATGATATCTTTGAGTTGACTGTAATGTTCGACACCATGGATAAGGATGGAAGTTTGTTGATTGAGCTACAGGAGTTCAAGGAAGCCTTGCCGAAATTGAAGGAGTGGGGTGTTGATATCACTGACGCTACCACTGTGTTTAATGAGATCGACACTAATGGATCTGGTGTTGTGACATTCGATGAATTCTCATGCTGGGCTGTCACTAAAAAGTTGCAGGTATGTGGCGATCCCGATGGTGAGGGTGCTGCTAAAACTACTGCGGACCGGAAGGTTGCGTGGGAGCGTATTCGGTGTGCGATTCCCCGTGACAAGGATGCTGAGTCGAAAAGCCGTCGCATTGAACTCTTCAAGCAGTTTGACACGAACGGGACTGGAAAACTCGGCTTCAGGGAGGTGCTTGATGGTTGCTACAGTGTACTCAAGTTGGATGAGTTCACGACTCACCTTCCTGACATTGTCCAGCGTGCGTTTGACAAAGCGAAGGACCTCGGCAACAGGGTAAAGGGTGTGGGTGAAGAGGATCTTGTGGAGTTCCTTGAATTCCGCCTGATGCTTTGCTACATCTATGATATCTTTGAGTTGACTGTAATGTTCGACACCATGGATAAGGATGGAAGTTTGTTGCTTGAGCTACAGGAGTTCAAGGAAGCCTTGCCGAAATTGAAGGAGTGGGGTGTTGATATCACTGACGCTACCACTGTGTTTAATGAGATCGACACTAATGGATCTGGTGTTGTGACATTCGATGAATTCTCATGCTGGGCTGTCACTAAAAAGTTGCAGGTATGTGGCGATCCTGATGGTGAGGAGAACGGAGCAAATGAAGGTAATTGA
- a CDS encoding flagellar calcium-binding protein yields the protein MGCSGSKNASNPKDGAASKGGKDGKTTADRKVAWERIRCAIPRDKDAESKSRRIELFKRFDTNGTGKLGFREVLDGCYSVLKLDEFTTHLPDIVQRAFDKAKDLGNKVKGVGEEDLVEFLEFRLMLCYIYDIFELTVMFDTMDKDGSLLIELQEFKEALPKLKEWGVDITDATTVFNEIDTNGSGVVTFDEFSCWAVTKKLQVCGDPDGEGNGANEGDGANAGDGVPAAEGSA from the coding sequence aTGGGTTGCTCAGGATCGAAGAACGCATCTAACCCCAAGGATGGTGCCGCCAGTAAGGGTGGAAAGGACGGGAAAACTACTGCGGACCGGAAGGTTGCGTGGGAGCGTATTCGGTGTGCGATTCCCCGTGACAAGGATGCTGAGTCGAAAAGCCGTCGCATTGAACTCTTCAAGCGGTTTGACACGAATGGGACTGGAAAACTCGGCTTCAGGGAGGTGCTTGATGGTTGCTACAGTGTACTCAAGTTGGATGAGTTCACGACTCACCTTCCTGACATTGTCCAGCGTGCGTTTGACAAAGCGAAGGACCTCGGCAACAAGGTAAAGGGTGTGGGTGAAGAGGATCTTGTGGAGTTCCTTGAATTCCGCCTGATGCTTTGCTACATCTATGATATCTTTGAGTTGACTGTAATGTTCGACACCATGGATAAGGATGGAAGTTTGTTGATTGAGCTACAGGAGTTCAAGGAAGCCTTGCCGAAATTGAAGGAGTGGGGTGTTGATATCACTGACGCTACCACTGTGTTTAATGAGATCGACACTAATGGATCTGGTGTTGTGACATTCGATGAATTCTCATGCTGGGCTGTCACTAAAAAGTTGCAGGTATGTGGCGATCCTGATGGTGAGGGGAACGGAGCAAATGAAGGTGACGGGGCAAATGCAGGGGATGGAGTTCCTGCGGCCGAGGGTTCTGCCTAG
- a CDS encoding protein kinase, putative: MAHGASPTLSVCSTAAVPRKYGAKDFVSKLYAMMKQFYTDGAAVSTKLSGDTVRSRNDHCNAGETHTREGDVETRRVHNAGKVGMTSSCSAKCIGLPLPAAEPPNASTGRRLVHFEEKEHPVSVKAEKRSRYLCVVLWPSNLNKGEVPYQPRDVAECSEWGVYGTVLGYTDDDTGLIWHKRGDLFASCLPLSAISVAMCVPAVRCRHCAHVVPRTEVIPHVGIHQLGLGKETGAFVDDETWGTACGDTHLLQHLQRMGVVGSGGQGDVVLCRVRDSKEEARYVVKVMQFSSMEAATSVYHRAVRYMLLQHERLDTHLVEYLAVRLLPGGTTAEIVMPYYAGGDLATAIRELNVDRFEELYICSLILQILKALVFLHEHQPPVVHGDLKAENILLSDEGREAVLTDFDSYRELNAYEKSIRAGMGTIAWMAPEVRHKRQLMSASDLWGVGLLMYVLAVLPDYPMITDPNTGVSELMNATVWRAYDVGSDSHEASTTDGHATAEIFDILDNSTIHESRINQKVTTGYVTLTECVRKNVRRRGYSDAFVDLTTRLLSYHPGKRPRARGAVEELAKVIQNHHT, encoded by the coding sequence ATGGCTCATGGAGCTTCTCCGACGCTGTCCGTGTGCAGCACGGCGGCGGTTCCTCGGAAATATGGTGCAAAGGATTTTGTCTCGAAGCTCTACGCGATGATGAAGCAGTTTTACACTGATGGTGCGGCGGTGTCGACGAAACTGAGTGGGGATACAGTTCGAAGTAGAAATGACCACTGTAATGCCGGAGAAACCCACACCAGGGAAGGCGATGTGGAGACCCGACGCGTACACAATGCTGGGAAGGTTGGTATGACCAGCAGCTGTTCGGCAAAGTGCATAGGCCTCCCCCTTCCTGCTGCGGAGCCGCCGAACGCTTCAACTGGCCGTCGGCTTGTGCATTTTGAGGAGAAAGAGCACCCAGTTTCCGTCAAGGCGGAGAAGCGGTCCCGATACCTCTGTGTTGTGCTGTGGCCGTCGAATCTCAACAAGGGCGAGGTGCCCTATCAGCCACGAGACGTTGCGGAGTGCAGCGAATGGGGCGTGTATGGAACGGTGCTTGGGTATACTGATGACGACACGGGACTTATCTGGCACAAGCGCGGTGATTTATTTGCGAGCTGCCTTCCCCTTTCCGCTATTTCTGTGGCTATGTGCGTACCTGCTGTGCGTTGTAGGCACTGCGCGCACGTCGTGCCTCGCACAGAGGTTATTCCGCATGTTGGTATTCATCAGTTGGGGCTTGGAAAAGAAACGGGAGCGTTTGTTGACGATGAGACCTGGGGTACAGCGTGTGGTGACACTCACCTACTTCAGCATTTGCAACGAATGGGTGTAGTGGGCAGTGGGGGACAGGGGGATGTGGTCCTTTGTAGAGTGCGCGATTCCAAGGAGGAGGCACGTTATGTTGTAAAGGTTATGCAATTTAGCTCAATGGAGGCTGCAACAAGTGTGTACCATCGTGCTGTGCGTTACATGCTGCTCCAACACGAGCGGCTGGACACTCACCTTGTCGAATACTTGGCTGTGCGACTTTTGCCTGGTGGCACAACAGCAGAAATTGTCATGCCGTACTATGCAGGAGGGGATCTGGCAACAGCCATCCGTGAGTTGAATGTGGACCGCTTTGAAGAGCTCTACATTTGCTCTCTTATTTTGCAGATATTGAAAGCCCTTGTCTTTTTACACGAGCACCAACCTCCTGTTGTTCATGGTGATCTGAAAGCGGAGAACATCCTGCTATCCGACGAAGGAAGAGAAGCTGTGTTAACCGACTTCGACAGCTACAGGGAACTTAATGCGTACGAGAAGTCTATCCGTGCAGGAATGGGGACCATCGCGTGGATGGCCCCAGAGGTTCGACACAAGCGGCAGTTGATGTCCGCCTCGGACCTCTGGGGTGTGGGGCTTCTCATGTACGTTCTTGCCGTACTACCGGACTATCCAATGATTACCGATCCCAATACGGGCGTCAGTGAGTTGATGAATGCTACGGTGTGGAGGGCTTATGATGTTGGGAGTGATTCGCATGAAGCAAGTACAACTGATGGTCATGCTACAGCAGAAATTTTCGATATTTTGGACAATTCTACGATACACGAGAGTCGTATAAACCAAAAAGTGACCACTGGATATGTGACGCTAACGGAATGCGTTCGGAAGAATGTTCGAAGGCGGGGCTACTCTGATGCGTTTGTCGATCTTACGACTCGTCTGCTTTCGTATCACCCAGGAAAGCGGCCTCGAGCACGGGGGGCGGTGGAAGAACTGGCTAAAGTCATCCAGAATCATCATACATAG
- a CDS encoding apurinic/apyrimidinic endonuclease, putative: MPPKKLSKLPLNTRMKRSRSRSPSATLPSKETKETDRSKAQSPVRSVSLPVGSGSASPVRGDDLKKTEKSIWSQVEPFKRKTEAKDFKPREMLKFITWNVAGLRGLLKKDSEAIKKLLEEEHPDALCLQETKLNVGDKGNEALGVVQGYDFVDHPCHAKKGYSGTRTYIKKEVAEKWNAVFVKGFGGPNGVDDDKQENGDDEGRVLTTYFGGDQGCENTFRLALVNTYVPNSGMDLARLPYRHKTFDVKMRNYLCKLDAAAMKVNGTCNNVKDAQPPTGVIWAGDLNVAERDYDRYFAGTFAAMQKCSGFTPEERTSFRETLRAVNAVDTFRELYPRAAPVYTFWSARINGRARGLGWRLDYFVVSAALAGRVVDCFTMPMIMGSDHCPVQMWLRK; encoded by the coding sequence ATGCCACCGAAAAAACTATCCAAGCTACCACTCAATACGAGGATGAAGCGGTCCCGCAGTCGTTCACCATCTGCTACACTTCCTTCAAAGGAAACGAAGGAGACGGACCGAAGCAAAGCCCAGTCACCTGTCCGCTCCGTGTCACTTCCAGTTGGATCGGGTTCGGCTTCGCCAGTGCGGGGGGACGATCTGAAAAAGACAGAGAAGAGCATTTGGAGTCAAGTGGAACCTTTTAAGCGTAAGACAGAGGCGAAGGACTTTAAGCCTCGGGAGATGCTGAAGTTTATCACCTGGAATGTTGCCGGATTGCGTGGACTCTTGAAGAAAGATAGTGAGGCGATTAAGAAGTTGTTGGAGGAGGAACACCCAGATGCACTCTGCTTGCAAGAAACGAAACTGAATGTGGGGGACAAGGGTAATGAAGCTCTTGGCGTGGTGCAGGGGTATGACTTTGTGGACCACCCTTGTCATGCAAAGAAAGGATACTCTGGTACACGTACTTACATTAAGAAGGAAGTGGCGGAAAAGTGGAACGCGGTATTTGTTAAGGGGTTTGGTGGCCCCAATGGGGTTGACGATGACAAACAAGAGAATGGGGATGATGAGGGCCGTGTCCTCACAACATATTTTGGCGGCGATCAGGGGTGCGAAAACACCTTTAGGTTGGCCCTTGTCAACACATACGTACCCAATAGTGGTATGGACCTCGCTCGCCTTCCGTACCGTCACAAGACGTTTGATGTTAAGATGCGGAACTATTTGTGCAAACTGGACGCAGCCGCTATGAAAGTTAACGGCACCTGCAACAATGTCAAGGATGCTCAGCCACCTACGGGTGTCATATGGGCTGGAGACCTTAATGTAGCGGAGCGCGATTATGACCGATATTTCGCAGGAACTTTCGCCGCCATGCAGAAGTGCAGTGGTTTTACTCCAGAAGAGCGCACTTCGTTCCGTGAAACGTTAAGAGCCGTCAACGCGGTGGACACATTCCGGGAGTTGTATCCGCGTGCGGCACCCGTTTACACCTTCTGGTCTGCGCGAATCAACGGCCGGGCCCGTGGTCTGGGCTGGCGATTGGACTATTTTGTTGTATCTGCTGCACTTGCGGGCCGTGTTGTGGATTGTTTCACTATGCCCATGATAATGGGCAGTGATCACTGCCCTGTGCAGATGTGGCTCCGTAAGTAA
- a CDS encoding Mov34/MPN/PAD-1 metallopeptidase, putative has product MIDDVVTDDDFLRPDAVLMENLHKAQPWKSAPRYFRSVRVSVLAVLQMLSHSDRGRPNVVLSDGQAILSSPQTTTDTQRRENWFEVMGLLLGHFRENELIVTSTFALPVDASEVECSMNEASQMYMLEYLQYHQRTGFGVKCGWNAEEEKEVDEEIEEAECCVGWYHSHPGYTCFLSGTDVATQRVGQAAQDPWLAIVVDPVRTISTGRVDMRAFRTFPEGAVGDGTESTSADSTGIGAAPRQCGFHDPLVREYGAHGHCYYELPITLVRSTNDEKLLEHMLSRDWAAPLRGSPSLGKRHDAVQQIQQITALLEGVSPSHEGKDGSGSRTRELHRQQNNREGGRRGATAVTDASVTDVEQLCRLAETLALEAKLGAVVQGTKRTLFAPQYGVDPL; this is encoded by the coding sequence ATGATAGATGATGTGGTAACCGATGATGATTTCTTACGTCCTGATGCTGTGCTAATGGAGAATTTGCACAAGGCACAACCATGGAAGTCGGCACCGCGGTACTTCCGCAGTGTGCGAGTGTCAGTGCTTGCCGTGTTGCAAATGCTGAGCCACTCCGATCGAGGGAGGCCAAATGTGGTCCTCTCCGATGGCCAAGCAATTCTCTCGTCACCACAAACTACGACGGATACCCAGCGGCGTGAGAATTGGTTTGAGGTGATGGGACTACTCCTTGGCCATTTCCGGGAAAATGAGTTAATCGTGACCTCCACCTTCGCCCTTCCTGTCGATGCGTCAGAGGTGGAGTGCTCAATGAACGAAGCCTCGCAGATGTATATGTTGGAATATCTTCAGTACCACCAGCGTACGGGTTTCGGTGTAAAGTGTGGGTGGAAcgcggaggaggaaaaggaagtagaCGAGGAAATTGAAGAAGCGGAGTGTTGTGTTGGGTGGTACCACAGTCACCCCGGTTATACGTGCTTCCTTTCAGGCACCGATGTCGCGACGCAGAGGGTAGGGCAAGCAGCACAGGACCCCTGGTTGGCCATTGTTGTTGACCCCGTGCGAACGATTTCTACAGGAAGGGTGGACATGCGTGCATTCCGCACTTTTCCGGAGGGAGCTGTCGGGGACGGCACGGAGTCAACCTCAGCGGATTCAACCGGCATTGGGGCCGCACCCAGACAATGTGGATTCCACGATCCGCTTGTAAGGGAATATGGAGCACATGGACACTGTTATTACGAACTTCCCATCACACTTGTGCGCAGCACGAACGACGAAAAACTTTTGGAGCATATGTTGTCGCGCGACTGGGCAGCGCCCCTACGTGGAAGTCCCTCCTTAGGAAAGCGACACGATGCAGTTCAGCAAATTCAGCAAATAACCGCCTTGCTGGAGGGCGTTTCTCCGAGTCATGAAGGGAAGGATGGCAGCGGAAGCAGGACACGTGAGTTGCATCGGCAGCAGAATAACCGGGAAGGTGGCCGCCGTGGTGCCACTGCAGTGACTGATGCCTCAGTTACGGATGTGGAGCAGTTGTGTCGACTGGCAGAAACATTGGCATTGGAGGCAAAATTAGGGGCCGTTGTGCAAGGGACGAAAAGGACGCTTTTTGCGCCCCAATACGGTGTCGATCCACTTTGA